The following DNA comes from Streptomyces sp. NBC_00273.
GGTGCCGCCCCCGACCAGAAGTCCGGCGGCGCCGACGGCGCCAAGAACGGCGTGCAGCCGGGCGCCGCGACCTCGGTCGCCGACTTCGGCTCCTTGGAGGCCCTCGCCGCCGCCGCGCAGAAGGAGGGCGAGCTGAACGTGATCGCGCTGCCGCCGGACTGGGCGAACTACGGCGAGATCATCAAGGCCTTCGAGGCCAAGTACAAGATCAAGGTGAACAGCGAGAACCCGGACGCCTCCAGCTCCGACGAGATCGCCGCCGTCAAGTCCCGCAAGGGCCAAAAGCGCGCCCCCGACGTCCTGGACCTCGGGATCGCCTTCGCCCGCAGCGGCGCGGCCGAGAACCTCTTCGCCCCGTACAAGGTCACCGCCTGGGACAAGATCCCCGCCGCCCAGAAGGACGCCGACGGCCGCTGGACCAACGACTACGGCGGCTACGTCTCCATCGGCTGCGACGCCGCCCGCATCCCCACCTGCCCGCAGACCTTCGCCGATCTCCTCAAGCCCGAGTACAAGGGCAAGGTCGCTCTCAACGGCAACCCCACCAAGTCCGGTTCGGCCTTCGGCGGCGTCTACGCGGCCGCCCTCGCCAACAAGGGCTCCTTCGCCGACATCCAGCCCGGCATCGACTTCTTCGGGCAGCTGAAGAAGTCCGGGAACTTCATCCCGGTCGAGTCCACCCCTGCGACCGTCGAGAAGGGCGAGACGCCCATCTCCATCGACTGGGACTACCTGAACGCCGGCTACGCCGACCAGTTCAAGGGCAAGGGCGTCGACTGGAAGGTCGCCGTCCCCACCGACGGCGTCTACGCCCAGTACTACTCGCAGGCCATCAACAAGGAGGCCCCGAACCCGGCGGCCGCCCGCCTGTGGCTGGAGTTCCTCTACAGCGCCGAGGGCCAGAACCTCTGGCTCAAGGGGTACGCCCGCCCGGTCCTGCTCCCCGGCATGACCCAGGACGGCACCGCCGACCAGGCCGCCGTCGCCAAGCTCCCGCAGGTCCAGGGCACCCCGACCTTCCCCGCCTCCGAGGAGCTCGACAAGGCCAAGGCCACCCTCGCCGAGAAGTGGGACAAGGCCCTCTCCTGATGTCCTCCACCACCGACCCCCGCGTCGCCGGCGGCACCCGCCGCCGGCGACGCGGCCCGCGCACCTGGCTCGCGACCCTCCCGCTGCTCACCTTCACCGGGCTCTGCTTCGGCATCCCGCTCGGCGCCATGGCCTACGGCGCGGTCACCCGCACCGACCCGGCGAGCGGCGCCACCCGGGTGACCGGTGAGCACCTCGCGCGCTCCCTCCAGGGCCCCTACCTCGGCTCCCTCATCGGCAGCGTCCAGCTCTCCGCCCTCACCGCACTCGTCGGCGGCGTCCTGGGCGTGGTGATCGCCCAGGCCGTGGTCACCTCCCGCTCCGCCGGCCTGCGCAGCGCCGCGCTGACCGCTTCGGGGGTGCTGGCCAACTTCGGCGGCGTACCGCTGGCGTTCGCCTTCATCGCCACCGTCGGGATCTCCGGCGTCGTCACCCAACTCGCCGACCTCACCGAACTCGGCTGGAACCTGTACTCCTTCACCGGCCTCACCGTGGTCTACCTGTACTTCCTGATCCCCTTGATGGTGCTGGTGATCGCCCCCGCGCTGGACGGACTGCGCCCGCAATGGCGCGAGGCCGCGCAGAGCAGCGGAGCCACCGCACGGCAGTTCTGGCGCCACGTCGGCCTGCCCGTGCTCGCGCCCTCCCTGCTCGGCGGGTTCGTGCTGCTCTTCGGCACCGCCTTCGCCGCCCACGCCACGGCCGCGGCCCTCGTCGGAGGCTCCGTACCGCTGGTCACGCTCAAGATCGCGGACGCGCTGTCCGGGAACGTGCTCACCGGCCAGGAGAACGTGGCGCTCGCCCTCGGCCTCGACATGATCCTGATCGCCGGCCTGGTCATGGCCGTCTACCTGCCCCTCCAGCGACGGAGCGCCCGATGGCTGCGATGACCCCGACCACCCGGTACTCCGACGGCGCCCGGGACACCGGGGAACCGGAGACCGGGGCCCCGGCGCGGACCCCGGCCCGCCGGCCCCGCCGGCCCCGTCCCACGATCTGGCGCGGAGCCGTCCTCGCCCTCGCCGGCGCCTACTTCCTCGTCCCGCTCGTCGCCTCGTTCGTCTTCACCGTGCACGTGCCCGGCCACGGCATCACCTTCGAGGCGTACACCGAACTGCTCTCCGCCGACGGCTTCACCGAGAGCCTGCTGCTCTCCCTCGGCCTCGCCGCCGCGACCATCGCCCTGTCGCTGCTGCTCGCCGTACCCGCACTGGTGGCCGTACGCATCGGCTCCCCGCGGCTGCGCCCGGTCGTCGAGGTGATGTGCATGCTGCCGCTGGTGGTGCCGCCGATCGCGCTGGTCACCGGCATCACCACCGTGCTGCGCTGGGGCCCCGAACACCTGTCGCGGACCCCGCTCTACCAGACCTTCATCGCCGTCCAGAACGAGGAGTTCCCCGTCGTCCTGGTCCTCGCCTACACGGTCCTGGCGCTCCCCTTCGTCTACCGCTCGCTCGACGCGGGCCTGCGCGCCGTCGACGTGCCGACCCTGGTCGAGGCCGCCCGCAGCTGCGGCGCGAGCTGGCCGCACGTCGTCCTGCGCGTGCTGTTGCCGAACCTGCGGGCCTCCCTCGCCGGCGCCGCCTTCCTCACCCTGGCCCTGGTGCTCGGCGAGTTCACCATCGCCTCCCTCCTCGGGTTCCAGCCCTTCGCGGTGTGGATCGTCTCGATCTCCGGAGCGCAGGCCCGGATGTCGGTGGCCGTCTCCATCCTCAGCCTCCTGATCACCTGGCTGCTGCTGATCGCCCTCTCCCGCGCCGGGACCACCCCCTCCACGGCCGCGGCCGCACCCGCCACCACCTCCCGCAAGGAGCCCTGAGTCCATGTCCACCACGTCCACCACCCTGCCCGCGGCCAGGAAGCCGGCGGAGTCCGACCGGCCCGCGGGCGCGCGCGTCGAGTTCCGCGGCCTGCGCCGGGCGTTCGGGTCCACCGTCGCCCTCGACGGGCTCGACCTCACCGTCGAACCCGGTGAACTCCTCGCCCTGCTCGGTCCGTCCGGCTGCGGGAAGACCACCGCCCTGCGCGTCGTCGCCGGTTTCGAACAGCCCGACTCCGGCGAGGTCCTCGTCGACGGACAGGACATCACCCGGGTCCCGGCCAACCGCCGCGACGCCGGCATGGTCTTCCAGTCGTACAGCCTCTTCCCGAACCTGAGCGCCCGCGACAACGTGGCCTTCGGCCTGCGGGTACGCAAGGTCGGCGCGGCCGAGCGCCGCGAGCGCGCCGCCGAACTCCTCGACCTGGTGGGCCTGCCCGATCACGGCGACCGCTACCCGCACCAGATGTCCGGCGGGCAGCAGCAGCGCGTCGCACTCGCCCGCGCCCTCGCCCTGCGCCCGCGCGTGCTCCTGCTCGACGAGCCGCTCTCCGCGCTCGACGCCAAGGTACGGGCGAACCTGCGCGAGGAGATCCGGCGCCTGCAGCTCTCCCTCGGCATCACCACCGTCTTCGTCACCCACGACCAGGAGGAAGCCCTGTCGATGGCCGACCGGGTCGCCGTCCTGAACGCCGGGAAGCTGGAGCAGTGCGCCGCCCCGGCCGAGCTGTACGACCGCCCGGCCACCCCCTTCGTCGCCGAGTTCGTCGGCACGATGAACCGGCTGCCCGGACGGCTCACCGACTCCGGCCTGGTGGAGGTGGCGGGAGTGCGCCTGCCCGTCGACGGCCCGGTCCCCACGACGCCGCAGGTGCAGGTCCTCGTACGCCCCGAGAACGTCACCGTCACCGCCGACGCCGAGGGCACGGCCACCGTGGTCTCCGCCTCCTTCCTCGGCTCCGTGACCCGGCTCCACCTGGAGCTGCCGGGCGGGGTGAGCGTCAAGGCGGACCTTCCCTCACGGGACGCGGGAGCCCTGGTGCCGGGAGCGCGCGCCGCCGTGGGACTGGCCGAGCGGCCGGTGCTCGTCGTGGC
Coding sequences within:
- a CDS encoding ABC transporter ATP-binding protein; protein product: MSTTSTTLPAARKPAESDRPAGARVEFRGLRRAFGSTVALDGLDLTVEPGELLALLGPSGCGKTTALRVVAGFEQPDSGEVLVDGQDITRVPANRRDAGMVFQSYSLFPNLSARDNVAFGLRVRKVGAAERRERAAELLDLVGLPDHGDRYPHQMSGGQQQRVALARALALRPRVLLLDEPLSALDAKVRANLREEIRRLQLSLGITTVFVTHDQEEALSMADRVAVLNAGKLEQCAAPAELYDRPATPFVAEFVGTMNRLPGRLTDSGLVEVAGVRLPVDGPVPTTPQVQVLVRPENVTVTADAEGTATVVSASFLGSVTRLHLELPGGVSVKADLPSRDAGALVPGARAAVGLAERPVLVVAGSA
- a CDS encoding ABC transporter permease, producing the protein MSSTTDPRVAGGTRRRRRGPRTWLATLPLLTFTGLCFGIPLGAMAYGAVTRTDPASGATRVTGEHLARSLQGPYLGSLIGSVQLSALTALVGGVLGVVIAQAVVTSRSAGLRSAALTASGVLANFGGVPLAFAFIATVGISGVVTQLADLTELGWNLYSFTGLTVVYLYFLIPLMVLVIAPALDGLRPQWREAAQSSGATARQFWRHVGLPVLAPSLLGGFVLLFGTAFAAHATAAALVGGSVPLVTLKIADALSGNVLTGQENVALALGLDMILIAGLVMAVYLPLQRRSARWLR
- a CDS encoding ABC transporter permease, with product MAAMTPTTRYSDGARDTGEPETGAPARTPARRPRRPRPTIWRGAVLALAGAYFLVPLVASFVFTVHVPGHGITFEAYTELLSADGFTESLLLSLGLAAATIALSLLLAVPALVAVRIGSPRLRPVVEVMCMLPLVVPPIALVTGITTVLRWGPEHLSRTPLYQTFIAVQNEEFPVVLVLAYTVLALPFVYRSLDAGLRAVDVPTLVEAARSCGASWPHVVLRVLLPNLRASLAGAAFLTLALVLGEFTIASLLGFQPFAVWIVSISGAQARMSVAVSILSLLITWLLLIALSRAGTTPSTAAAAPATTSRKEP
- a CDS encoding ABC transporter substrate-binding protein, with the translated sequence MLSSSARRGAAVLLSAAVLTTLSACGAAPDQKSGGADGAKNGVQPGAATSVADFGSLEALAAAAQKEGELNVIALPPDWANYGEIIKAFEAKYKIKVNSENPDASSSDEIAAVKSRKGQKRAPDVLDLGIAFARSGAAENLFAPYKVTAWDKIPAAQKDADGRWTNDYGGYVSIGCDAARIPTCPQTFADLLKPEYKGKVALNGNPTKSGSAFGGVYAAALANKGSFADIQPGIDFFGQLKKSGNFIPVESTPATVEKGETPISIDWDYLNAGYADQFKGKGVDWKVAVPTDGVYAQYYSQAINKEAPNPAAARLWLEFLYSAEGQNLWLKGYARPVLLPGMTQDGTADQAAVAKLPQVQGTPTFPASEELDKAKATLAEKWDKALS